The following proteins come from a genomic window of Labeo rohita strain BAU-BD-2019 chromosome 25, IGBB_LRoh.1.0, whole genome shotgun sequence:
- the LOC127156530 gene encoding troponin I, slow skeletal muscle-like, protein MLVTEKEEKQRERETTLRERVPPLQLSGLSVQELQALCRDLHQKIDVVDEERYDISAKVTKNEKEISDLNIKITELRGKMKRPALKRVKISADAMLGALLGSRVKESVDFKANLKTVKKEEEKKEEVTDWRKNVEAMSGMEGRKKLFDAGQ, encoded by the exons ATGCTTGTGACTGAAAAAGAAGAGAagcagagggagagagagaccaCCTTGCGTGAGAGAGTGCCACCTCTACAGCTGTCTGGTCTGTCTGTTCAAGAGCTTcag GCTCTCTGCAGAGATCTGCATCAGAAGATTGATGTTGTAGATGAAGAGAGGTATGACATCTCGGCCAAGgtgaccaaaaatgaaaaggag ATTTCAGATCTGAACATCAAGATTACCGAACTTAGAGGTAAAATGAAGAGACCTGCATTGAAGAGGGTGAAGATCTCTGCCGATGCCATGTTGGGTGCTCTTCTGGGCTCCAGGGTCAAAGAGTCTGTGGATTTCAAAGCTAATCTCAAGACGGTCAAGAAAGAAGAGGAGAAG AAAGAAGAGGTGACTGACTGGCGTAAGAATGTGGAAGCCATGTCAGGAATGGAGGGCAGGAAGAAGCTGTTTGATGCTGGACAATAG
- the LOC127156529 gene encoding troponin I, slow skeletal muscle-like — MTCIVFQKKSKYTATRRLLLKSKLLKKATSMLAAEKEQNRRERDETLNERVPPLKLSGLSAQELQELCKELHRKIDVVDEARYDLEIKVAKNEKEIQSLTQKIWEMKGTKQRTKLKRVKKSHDAKLDALTESKMSSKADFKANLKTVKKEEEKKEEVTDWRKNVEAMSGMEGRKKLFDAGQ, encoded by the exons ATGACTTGtattgtttttcagaaaaaatcaAAGTATACTGCCACAAGGCGGCTGCTCTTAAAA AGCAAATTACTGAAGAAGGCCACATCTATGCTGGCAGCTGAGAAAGAGCAGAACAGACGAGAAAGGGACGAGACTCTTAATGAGAGGGTTCCTCCTCTCAAACTATCTGGTCTGTCTGCACAGGAGCTTCAg gaaCTTTGCAAAGAGCTTCACCGCAAGATTGATGTCGTTGACGAGGCTCGATACGACCTTGAAATAAAAGtggctaaaaatgaaaaagag ATCCAATCCTTGACCCAGAAGATTTGGGAAATGAAGGGTACAAAGCAACGAACCAAACTGAAGAGGGTTAAGAAGTCACACGATGCCAAGCTCGATGCACTGACTGAATCCAAAATGTCATCAAAGGCAGATTTCAAAGCCAACCTGAAGAcagtaaaaaaagaagaagagaag AAAGAAGAGGTGACTGACTGGCGTAAGAATGTGGAGGCCATGTCAGGAATGGAGGGCAGGAAGAAGCTGTTTGATGCCGGAcaataa
- the LOC127156532 gene encoding interleukin-17 receptor A → MFDDLPPSVKKQFMSVAVPEKTLHTMGVIFLSLFCLLSCVIMKISPLHLLELPPMECSQEGIACRVQAGNCSDEGWVVRRIDAPGLPIVTANVVAKRIDSGQFALFLNITWSQLPDGSIFTLKGTEVLVVEMSTNHSVCVRYIFRDKLPGTSNPNLGRWTFSLDRIVVIPNFKYQVFVTNLPKPDKGSYTTVTNITVPESIWDTEVKWSVQNHKESSDLMITVEFKPEEFSDQYKVSICSPDLQPEPFHNVIKDNKPFLKVNFTLEACKINHCNLELVIQPLSVQSMNDCLEYRGNIDICPFLPGAPVVFIILVTLGLLLASLVAAVCIFGCIVFLKNKDSHKEAPSSDSSTCAKVKPEWNPVHEPKRVIVIYSLDHPLYKEIILKLCAFMRAKCGTDVTLDLLDSAWVSTIGRIQWLDMQRERISKSSDKVLILCSPGVHAKWKAMCGEHKVRLKEDERSSIGDMLTPALSLIIPDFVHASSFHKYMVAYFDDVCSEDDIPAPFNVVVKYKLMKHFEELYFRILGMEKHEPGRIKCIEGIRESDYFNCPSGRGLQDAIEAFKNYQLKNPNWFEMELLDTDGEEEETIFKSTFPMDVNYSCVTECYQLIEEQKAHTFVNRIKYHNDENVLKSSMAETAIILSENSSVLTTDVHYSGPVLSTLTAIDMKGLKATKPVAQRDLCLQAL, encoded by the exons ATGTTCGATGATCTTCCACCGTCAGTCAAAAAGCAGTTTATGTCTGTTGCAGTACCTGAGAAAACATTACATACGATGGGGgtgatttttctctctcttttctgtcTGCTTTCATGCGTCATAATGAAAATCTCACCCCTGCATCTCCTTGAACTCCCTCCGATGGAATGTTCTCAAGAG GGAATAGCATGCAGGGTTCAAGCAG GTAACTGCTCAGATGAGGGTTGGGTGGTGCGAAGGATTGATGCCCCAGGGCTTCCTATTGTAACTGCAAACGTAGTAGCCAAGAGGATTGACAGTGGACAGTTTGCACTATTCCTAAACATTACATGGAGCCAGTTACCTGACG GTAGTATATTCACCCTCAAAGGGACTGAAGTGCTTGTGGTTGAAATGTCCACAAATCACAGTGTTTGTGTTCGTTACATTTTTCGTGACAAACTACCAGGGACAAGTAACCCAAACCTGGGCAGG TGGACATTTTCTCTGGACAGAATTGTGGTCATTCCCAACTTTAAATACCAGGTTTTTGTAACCAATTTACCAAAGCCAGACAAAGGGAGCTACACAACAGTAACCAACATCACAGTTCCAG AGAGCATCTGGGATACGGAGGTAAAATGGTCAGTGCAAAACCATAAAGAAAGCAGTGACTTGATGATAACTGTAGAATTTAAACCAGAAGAGTTCTCTGACCAATATAAAGTCTCCATCTGCAGTCCTGACCTTCAGCCAGAACCATTTCACAATGTCATAAAG gaTAACAAGCCATTTCTGAAGGTTAATTTCACATTGGAAGCATGTAAGATAAATCACTGCAATTTGGAATTAGTG ATTCAGCCACTGTCTGTTCAAAGCATGAATGACTGTCTGGAATACAGAGGGAACATTGATATCTGTCCCT TTCTTCCAGGTGCTCctgttgtttttatcattttggtGACCCTGGGGCTGTTGTTGGCTTCATTGGTAGCTGCTGTTTGCATTTTTGgctgtattgtatttttgaagAACAAGGATTCACATAAAG AAGCACCCTCCTCAGACAGCTCAACGTGTGCAAAGGTTAAACCGGAGTGGAATCCCGTTCACGAGCCTAAGAGGGTCATCGTTATCTACTCTCTGGACCACCCCCTGTACAAAGAAATCATCTTGAAGTTATGTGCCTTTATGAGGGCTAAATGTGGCACAGACGTCACTCTGGATCTCTTGGACTCTGCCTGGGTCAGCACAATCGGCAGAATTCAGTGGCTGGATATGCAACGGGAACGAATCTCCAAGTCCTCAGATAAAGTCCTGATCTTGTGCTCTCCAGGCGTACATGCCAAATGGAAGGCTATGTGCGGTGAGCACAAAGTGAGACTAAAGGAGGACGAACGTTCATCCATTGGAGATATGCTCACGCCGGCTCTGAGCCTGATTATACCGGATTTTGTTCACGCTTCATCTTTCCACAAGTACATGGTGGCTTATTTTGATGACGTGTGCAGTGAGGATGACATTCCGGCACCTTTTAACGTTGTGGTGAAGTACAAACTCATGAAGCACTTTGAAGAACTTTACTTCCGAATCCTAGGCATGGAAAAGCATGAGCCGGGACGGATTAAGTGCATCGAAGGCATTAGGGAGAGCGATTACTTCAACTGTCCATCAGGACGAGGACTTCAGGATGCTATTGAAGCTTTTAAAAATTACCAGCTGAAGAATCCGAATTGGTTTGAAATGGAGCTTTTGGACACTGATGGTGAAGAAGAGGAAACCATCTTCAAGTCAACGTTTCCTATGGACGTTAACTATAGCTGTGTCACTGAATGCTATCAGCTGATTGAAGAGCAGAAAGCTCATACTTTTGTCAACAGGATTAAGTATCATAATGacgaaaatgttttaaagtcttCCATGGCAGAGACAGCTATAATACTGAGTGAGAATTCTTCAGTTCTTACCACAGATGTGCATTACAGTGGTCCAGTACTGAGTACCTTAACAGCTATTGACATGAAAGGTTTAAAAGCGACTAAACCTGTGGCACAACGTGATTTATGCTTACAAGCTTTGTGA